A window of the Carassius gibelio isolate Cgi1373 ecotype wild population from Czech Republic chromosome B16, carGib1.2-hapl.c, whole genome shotgun sequence genome harbors these coding sequences:
- the si:dkey-34d22.1 gene encoding discoidin, CUB and LCCL domain-containing protein 1 yields the protein MHTRYGALWDTIEFSWLWLIVSIQTLVLVCGQKGNGCGHTVLSPTSGTLTSLNFPGTYPNHTQCEWSLRVPKGQTLLLTFGDFDLERSQDCISGSLTITDTSGAIRVGPLCGQLSTTNRNISVSTNEVSVRFISGTHRSGRGFVMSYSTNQHSELTSCLHRGTHFSSQQISAFCPAGCKDVTGEIWGWHGQGYRDTSVLCKAAIHAGVISDSLGGMINVYLQRGITLYESHFANGVLSKTGSLSDKRLVFHKECDRELSVVAYNTSSVWEEVNRLGQRVSWSPGHEGSQWAASSGDQQPWMEIELWNRSSVTGIITKGTPHYYIESYTLMFSKDRKNWKVYKATSGKDKKVFEAHSEGHVTVLNSLIPPVVARYLLVKPQKWHIRASAQVQVLGCPSSPFRPRSQGDELNTGKAVVTVTVPLDTLPTEGPVIIRSSGLSQAVILVAGMVLGAALCVGCLLAGLVWWRRKRNAQIKKCCADQGCQGFHGKKLPCTNPELVSYPLVRNIHDALPNPPLNDYAEPDVVAGGQMMGLTFRPPLEEGYTVPFSLNHYDTPGQLPEYAHPLPPEPEYATPFSEMSTDSTLDSRQNLPLCRELSQQQYDCPAHRVISNGYCTPVSHGTSQHKASVIYFEPQTVEPLLHTYHEPL from the exons ATGCACACTAGATATGGAGCTCTTTGGGATACTATTGAATTCTCTTGGCTTTGGCTTATTGTCAGCATCCAAACACTGGTGTTGGTATGCGGTCAAAAGG GCAATGGGTGTGGACACACAGTCCTCAGTCCCACCAGTGGCACACTGACCTCGCTGAACTTCCCGGGAACCTACCCTAACCACACCCAGTGTGAGTGGAGCCTAAGAGTACCGAAGGGCCAGACGCTGCTCTTGACCTTTGGGGACTTTGACTTGGAGAGAAGCCAAGACTGCATATCTGGCTCTCTTACCATCACAGACACCAGTGGAGCCATTAGAGTGG GTCCTCTGTGTGGGCAGCTGTCCACCACAAACAGGAATATATCTGTGAGTACTAATGAAGTCTCGGTGCGTTTCATCTCTGGCACTCACCGTTCAGGACGGGGCTTCGTTATGTCCTATTCAACCAATCAGCACTCAG AACTCACTTCATGTCTGCATCGAGGAACACATTTCTCCTCTCAACAGATTAG TGCATTCTGCCCTGCAGGCTGCAAAGACGTCACCGGAGAAATCTGGGGCTGGCATGGCCAAGGATACCGGGAT ACCTCTGTATTATGCAAAGCTGCGATCCATGCGGGCGTCATTTCAGACAGTTTGGGAGGCATGATCAACGTGTATCTGCAGAGGGGCATTACCTTGTAtgagtcacactttgctaacggAGTGCTCTCAAAAAC TGGTTCCTTGTCAGATAAACGACTTGTCTTCCACAAAG AGTGTGACAGGGAGCTGTCGGTGGTGGCCTATAACACTTCTTCAGTGTGGGAGGAGGTGAACAGATTAGGTCAGAGGGTCTCCTGGTCTCCGGGACATGAGGGATCTCAGTGGGCTGCCAGCTCTGGGGATCAGCAACCGTGGATGGAGATCGAGCTGTGGAACAGGAGTAGTGTCACAG GCATCATAACAAAGGGAACGCCGCATTACTACATTGAATCTTACACCCTCATGTTCAGCAAAGACCGCAAGAACTGGAAAGTCTACAAAGCAACATCAGGCAAAGATAAGAAG gtgTTTGAGGCCCATTCTGAAGGTCATGTGACGGTACTCAACAGTCTGATTCCTCCAGTAGTTGCACGCTACCTCCTTGTGAAACCCCAGAAGTGGCATATCAGGGCCTCTGCACAGGTTCAAGTGCTGGGCTGCCCTTCCTCCCCCTTTAGACCCCGTTCCCAAGGAGATG AATTGAATACTGGGAAAGCAGTTGTCACAGTGACTGTGCCTCTAGACACGCTGCCCACTGAGGGTCCTGTCATCATAAGAAGCTCAG GCCTCAGTCAAGCAGTGATATTAGTGGCAGGCATGGTTTTGGGAGCAGCTCTGTGTGTGGGTTGCCTTCTAGCTGGGCTTGTTTGGTGGAGAAG AAAAagaaatgcacaaataaagaaatgctgCGCTGACCAAG GCTGTCAGGGTTTCCACGGGAAGAAGCTTCCATGCACAAACCCCGAGCTTGTATCTTACCCTCTGGTTCGGAACATCCACGATGCTCTTCCCAACCCTCCTCTCAATG ATTATGCTGAGCCTGATGTAGTAGCAGGTGGGCAGATGATGGGACTCACATTCCGACCCCCCCTGGAAGAGGGCTACACAGTCCCCTTCTCCCTCAACCACTACGACACCCCTGGACAGCTTCCCGAATACGCCCACCCCCTGCCTCCCGAACCAGAATATGCAACACCCTTCAGCGAAATGTCCACAGACTCAACACTGGACAGCCGACAGAATCTACCTTTGTGTCGAGAGCTGAGCCAACAACAATATGACTGCCCCGCACACAGAGTGATCTCAAACGGGTACTGTACTCCAGTCTCACATGGTACTAGCCAACATAAGGCTAGTGTGATCTACTTTGAGCCCCAGACAGTAGAACCACTATTACATACCTACCATGAACCACTTTGA
- the LOC127974399 gene encoding ras-related protein Rab-39B-like: protein MDLTLWQYQFRIIMLGDSTVGKSSMLKRYTEDLFLECINQTVGVDFYVHFLEVEPGVRVKLQFWDTAGQERFRSVTRSYYRNSVGGLLVFDLGNRKSFENVRQWYAEVCERVQPYTVLFVLVGHKSDRVKAGERAVDRSEAEKLASQLGAVYIEASSKTGHNVKEAFELLTRRVYQGIKSGEIQLRDGWDGVKSSAPTAQTLQKIQNNEAAEENKSCSC from the exons ATGGATCTCACTTTGTGGCAGTATCAGTTTCGGATCATCATGCTAGGAGACTCCACGGTGGGCAAATCATCCATGTTGAAGCGCTACACTGAGGATCTGTTTCTAGAGTGCATCAACCAAACAGTCGGAGTGGACTTCTATGTACACTTCCTAGAGGTGGAACCTGGGGTGAGGGTCAAACTGCAGTTCTGGGATACAGCTGGTCAAGAGAGGTTTAG GTCTGTGACCCGCTCCTACTACCGTAACTCTGTCGGAGGTCTTCTGGTCTTCGATCTGGGCAACCGCAAATCTTTTGAAAATGTGCGGCAGTGGTATGCAGAGGTGTGTGAACGTGTGCAACCCTACACTGTGCTCTTTGTGCTGGTGGGACACAAAAGTGACCGGGTCAAAGCTGGAGAGCGAGCCGTGGACCGATCTGAGGCCGAAAAGCTCGCAAGCCAACTGGGAGCGGTGTACATCGAGGCCTCATCAAAAACAGGTCACAATGTGAAAGAGGCCTTTGAACTCTTGACCCGGAGGGTGTATCAGGGCATAAAAAGTGGAGAGATCCAGTTGCGTGATGGATGGGATGGAGTCAAGAGCTCAGCACCTACAGCACAAACACTCCAGAAGATACAAAACAATGAAGCCGCTGAGGAAAACAAGAGCTGTTCTTGTTAA
- the LOC127974400 gene encoding transcription initiation factor TFIID subunit 12: protein MTQYPSQTSRSNFLTVVKAEASSTPPISTNMANSTVAPGKVPGTPGPAGRLSPEGTQVLSKKKLQDLVREIDPNEQLDEDVEEMLLQIADDFIESVVTAACQLARHRKSNTLEVKDVQLHLERQWNMWIPGFGSDEIRPYKKACTTEAHKQRMALIRKTTKK, encoded by the exons ATGACTCAGTACCCGTCACAGACCAGTCGCTCTAACTTCTTAACTGTTGTGAAAGCAGAAGCCTCTTCAACACCACCCATCTCCACCAACATGGCCAACAGCACCGTCGCCCCCGGGAAAGTTCCAGGCACCCCTGGACCTGCAGGGAGACTGAGCCCTGAAGGCACTCAG GTGCTTAGTAAGAAGAAACTGCAAGATCTTGTGAGAGAAATTGACCCTAATGAGCAACTCGATGAAGATGTGGAGGAG ATGCTCTTGCAGATTGCCGATGACTTCATTGAGAGCGTGGTGACGGCGGCTTGCCAACTTGCCCGACACAGGAAGTCAAACACTCTTGAAGTCAAAGATGTCCAGCTACACCTGG AACGACAGTGGAACATGTGGATTCCTGGTTTTGGTTCAGATGAGATCCGACCGTACAAGAAGGCTTGCACCACAGAAGCTCACAAACAG agaatggCATTGATCCGCAAAACAACCAAAAAGTAG
- the LOC127974398 gene encoding CTP synthase 1-like produces MMKYILVTGGVISGIGKGIIASSVGTILKSCGLHVTAIKIDPYINIDAGTFSPYEHGEVFVLDDGGEVDLDLGNYERFLDIRLTRDNNLTTGKIYQSVINKERRGDYLGKTVQVVPHITDAIQERVMRQAKVSVDDDGIEPEVCVIELGGTVGDIESMPFIEAFRQFQFKVKRENFCNIHVSLVPQPNSTGEQKTKPTQNSVRELRGLGLSPDLIVCRCSTPLDTAVKEKISMFCHVEPEQVICIHDVSSIYRVPLLLEDQGIVDYFCRRLDLPIEMRPRKMLTKWKEMSDRSDRLLEQTSIALVGKYTKLSDSYASVIKALEHSALAINYKLEVKYIDSADLEPAALQEEPVKYHEAWQKLCSADGVLVPGGFGVRGTEGKIQAINWARRKKKPFLGVCLGMQLAVCEFARNVLGWEDANSTEFDPETKHPVVIEMPEHNPGQMGGTMRLGKRRTLFKNTSSFLRRLYGDAEYVDERHRHRFEVNPELKQHFEDRGFRFVGQDLEGERMEIIELEDHPYFVGVQYHPEFTSRPIKPSPPYFGLLLAASGKLQNYLQKGCRLSPRDTYSDRSGSSSPDSEISEIKFPSLS; encoded by the exons ATGATGAAGTACATACTGGTGACAGGCGGTGTGATATCTGGCATTGGGAAAGGGATCATAGCCAGCAGTGTGGGCACTATACTCAAATCATGTGGCCTGCATGTCACTGCTATCAAAATCGACCCCTACATCAACATCGATGCAGGCACTTTCTCTCCTTATGAACATG GTGAAGTGTTTGTGCTGGATGATGGTGGTGAGGTGGACTTGGATTTAGGGAACTATGAACGTTTTCTGGACATCCGGCTAACCAGGGACAACAATTTGACAACGGGGAAGATCTATCAGTCTGTTATAAACAAGGAGAGGAGAGGGGATTACTTGGGTAAAACTGTACAAG TGGTACCACACATTACCGATGCTATACAAGAAAGGGTCATGAGACAGGCGAAGGTGTCAGTGGACGATGACGGTATTGAACCAGAAGTCTGTGTCATTGAG CTTGGAGGTACAGTCGGAGATATTGAGAGTATGCCTTTCATTGAAGCTTTTAGACAGTTTCAGTTTAAAGTGAAACGGGAGAATTTTTGTAACATCCATGTCAGTCTTGTACCTCag CCCAATTCAACAGGAGAACAGAAGACCAAACCCACTCAGAACAGTGTTCGGGAGCTTCGTGGACTTGGCCTGTCACCTGATCTC ATTGTCTGTCGTTGCTCCACTCCACTGGACACTGCAGTGAAAGAGAAGATCTCCATGTTTTGCCATGTAGAACCTGAACAGGTGATCTGCATACATGACGTGTCCTCCATCTACAGAGTACCTCTACTCCTAGAGGATCAGGGTATAGTTGACTACTTCTGCCGCAGGCTGGACTTGCCCATTGAGATGAGACCTCGCAAAATGCTCACAAAATGGAAGGAGATGTCAGACCG ATCTGACCGACTCCTGGAGCAAACCTCCATTGCTTTAGTAGGCAAATACACCAAGCTTTCAGATTCGTATGCATCTGTTATTAAAGCACTGGAGCACTCTGCCCTCGCCATCAACTATAAGCTAGAAGTCAAG TACATCGATTCAGCAGACCTAGAGCCAGCAGCGTTGCAGGAGGAGCCGGTGAAGTACCATGAGGCCTGGCAGAAGCTCTGCAGTGCTGA TGGGGTTCTTGTTCCTGGAGGCTTCGGTGTGCGAGGCACTGAGGGAAAAATCCAAGCTATTAACTGGGcgagaagaaagaaaaaaccaTTTTTAG GTGTTTGTTTGGGCATGCAGCTGGCAGTGTGTGAATTTGCTCGTAATGTACTTGGCTGGGAAG ATGCCAATTCTACAGAATTTGACCCTGAAACAAAACATCCAGTG GTGATTGAAATGCCTGAGCACAATCCGGGGCAGATGGGAGGGACCATGCGGTTGGGAAAAAGGCGCACCTTATTTAAAAACACCTCCAGCTTTCTTC GAAGGCTGTATGGAGATGCTGAATATGTGGACGAAAGGCATCGGCATCGCTTTGAG GTGAATCCAGAACTGAAGCAGCACTTTGAGGATAGAGGTTTTCGATTTGTGGGTCAGGACCTGGAGGGGGAGAGAATGGAGATCATTGAACTTGAAG ATCACCCTTATTTTGTCGGAGTCCAGTACCACCCAGAATTCACTTCTCGCCCCATCAAACCCTCACCTCCTTATTTTGGCCTTCTACTGGCAGCATCTGGGAAACTACAGAACTACTTACAAAAAGGATGCCGACTCTCACCTCG GGACACATACAGTGACCGAAGTGGCAGCAGTTCACCGGACTCAGAGATATCTGAAATCAAATTCCCATCACTTTCttaa